Proteins encoded together in one Amphritea japonica ATCC BAA-1530 window:
- a CDS encoding tetratricopeptide repeat protein, whose translation MKAPILATTLIATLLSIGGCTSQFSKPAATATVAPLPAVEYIPGELNRETLYELVVAEIAGQRKEFDLSLENYLHQAQLTGDPAIAKRATYIAQYLHQPDQTLLASTLWQQAEPENPEPYQIAAGILLRKGDFSTALPLLRKALNHSNPQTLMVISAQAEQFSTEEAEAYIGLLKELSTENPDATLLTTLGLLYKQQKNNERALQHFNAALRAEPDHLEAIRQKAELFRTQNKFKQAISLLEAQLEKGKPDQQLNTLYVQLLFQSKQPKRGTEQAQLLIERFADEPQLNFYIALLLLENEQVAQSRQIMNDLLIRYPDNTTPHYYLGLIEQQDGNSELAISHFLKVRDSNNLLPAFRRIATLLDHPSDRLQLQNITQEARNSIPEISIQLYVLEAEWLNLNDYKGTALSVLDEALQQHQDDVNLLYTRAMILEPQDIQLIERDLRRVLELEPDNSMALNALGYTLSLYTDRFDEAFELITEALRLKPDDPAILDSMGWVLLKQGKAAEAVSFLQQAYKLFPDPEVSAHLIQAYQTSGQPERAQELLQQELLKHPDNEFLLDAATSINKTQE comes from the coding sequence ATGAAAGCACCTATTCTCGCGACAACACTCATAGCCACCTTGTTAAGCATTGGCGGATGTACCAGCCAGTTTAGTAAACCCGCCGCCACGGCAACGGTTGCCCCCTTGCCAGCAGTAGAATACATCCCTGGCGAACTTAACCGGGAAACCCTTTATGAGCTGGTTGTAGCAGAAATAGCAGGCCAGCGAAAAGAGTTTGATCTTTCGCTGGAAAATTACCTTCATCAGGCACAACTTACCGGTGATCCGGCTATCGCCAAGCGGGCCACCTATATTGCACAGTATCTGCATCAGCCTGATCAAACCTTACTAGCCAGTACATTATGGCAACAAGCTGAGCCCGAAAACCCGGAGCCTTACCAGATCGCCGCCGGAATACTGCTGCGCAAAGGCGACTTTTCTACCGCACTACCGCTATTGCGAAAAGCGCTCAACCACTCTAACCCACAAACCTTGATGGTAATCAGTGCTCAGGCTGAGCAATTTAGTACCGAAGAAGCGGAAGCGTATATCGGTCTGCTAAAAGAACTATCAACCGAGAATCCTGACGCGACCCTACTGACAACTTTAGGATTGCTATATAAACAGCAGAAAAATAATGAGCGCGCACTACAACACTTCAATGCAGCGCTTCGAGCCGAACCTGATCACCTTGAAGCAATCAGACAAAAGGCCGAGTTATTCAGAACCCAGAACAAATTCAAGCAAGCCATCAGTTTACTTGAAGCACAACTGGAAAAAGGCAAACCCGATCAGCAGCTTAATACGCTATACGTTCAACTGCTATTCCAGTCCAAGCAGCCAAAACGTGGCACTGAGCAAGCGCAACTATTAATAGAGCGCTTTGCGGACGAACCCCAGTTGAACTTTTATATTGCCCTTCTTCTCTTAGAAAACGAGCAGGTAGCGCAGAGCCGTCAGATAATGAATGACCTGCTGATTCGTTATCCAGACAATACCACTCCCCACTATTATCTGGGCTTAATTGAACAACAGGATGGTAATTCCGAGCTGGCAATCAGCCACTTCCTGAAAGTCAGGGACAGTAACAATTTATTGCCTGCCTTCCGCCGTATTGCCACTCTACTTGACCATCCAAGCGATCGTCTCCAGCTGCAAAACATTACTCAGGAGGCCCGCAATAGCATTCCTGAAATCAGCATTCAGTTATATGTACTTGAAGCCGAGTGGCTTAATCTGAATGACTACAAAGGCACCGCACTTAGCGTTCTTGATGAAGCCCTGCAACAACACCAGGACGACGTAAACTTACTCTATACACGGGCCATGATTCTTGAACCTCAGGATATACAGCTAATAGAACGAGATCTCCGTCGGGTACTTGAACTTGAGCCTGATAACAGCATGGCGCTGAACGCATTGGGGTATACCTTATCACTCTATACTGACCGCTTTGACGAAGCCTTTGAGCTGATAACAGAAGCCCTAAGACTAAAACCTGATGATCCCGCCATTCTTGACAGCATGGGATGGGTTTTATTGAAACAAGGAAAAGCAGCCGAAGCGGTTAGTTTTCTACAACAGGCCTACAAGCTATTTCCCGACCCTGAAGTCAGCGCCCACCTAATTCAGGCTTATCAAACTTCAGGACAACCGGAGAGAGCGCAAGAACTTTTGCAACAGGAGCTACTCAAACACCCTGATAATGAATTTCTACTGGATGCTGCGACATCCATTAACAAGACTCAGGAATAA
- the lolB gene encoding lipoprotein insertase outer membrane protein LolB, which yields MSIRTLILSITLLLSGCSGLTTTPDAPPPSRSWDELQQALLSADNWQLRGKIGIRTTDQNQSANLYWQQLQQHYQIELTGPLGQGGARIEGNNEGITINIAGEEPLWAASPERLMEQTLGWQFPVRELLYWARGIPAPDQPFELTLSQQRAQKILQNNWEINYLRFSNQQGYSLPEKIIIRQNDLRFTIIAKEWQIKL from the coding sequence TTGAGCATTCGCACACTAATTTTATCCATAACTTTGCTTCTGTCAGGCTGTTCAGGCCTGACAACGACACCTGACGCGCCACCTCCATCCCGCTCCTGGGATGAGCTGCAACAAGCACTACTGAGTGCAGATAACTGGCAGCTCAGGGGAAAGATAGGTATTCGCACCACCGATCAAAACCAAAGCGCAAATCTCTATTGGCAACAGTTACAACAGCACTATCAAATCGAACTCACCGGACCTTTAGGTCAGGGCGGCGCCCGAATCGAGGGCAACAACGAGGGAATCACCATCAATATTGCCGGTGAGGAGCCACTGTGGGCCGCATCACCTGAGCGACTCATGGAGCAAACACTCGGCTGGCAATTTCCGGTGCGAGAGCTACTGTATTGGGCCCGCGGCATTCCGGCCCCCGATCAACCCTTCGAACTCACCCTGAGCCAGCAACGCGCGCAAAAAATACTCCAAAACAACTGGGAAATCAATTACTTAAGATTCAGCAATCAGCAAGGCTATTCCCTTCCGGAAAAGATCATTATTCGCCAGAATGATCTGCGCTTCACCATCATCGCTAAAGAGTGGCAGATCAAACTCTAA
- a CDS encoding ribose-phosphate pyrophosphokinase: MPKMMVFTGNANRQLAEKVVERLDIPMGEATVTKFSDGEVSVEIHENARGKDVFIIQPTCAPTNDNLMELIVMADALRRGSASRITAVIPYYGYARQDRRPRSARVAISAKVVADMLAGVGIDRVLTVDLHADQIQGFFDIPVDNVYGSPVLLDEIARQSYDNPIIVSPDVGGVVRARAVAKQLDCDLAIIDKRREKANEAQVMNLIGDVEGRTCILVDDMCDTAGTLCKAAGALKANGAVKVVAYATHAVLSGAAISNISGSDLDELVVTDTIPLSEAAANCNQIRQLTLAPMLAEAVRRVCNEESISAMFR, from the coding sequence GTGCCTAAAATGATGGTCTTCACTGGCAATGCAAATCGCCAGCTGGCTGAGAAAGTTGTAGAGCGCCTGGATATTCCAATGGGCGAAGCCACCGTAACTAAATTCAGCGATGGCGAGGTCAGCGTTGAGATTCATGAGAACGCACGAGGCAAAGATGTATTTATCATCCAGCCTACCTGCGCTCCCACTAACGACAACCTGATGGAATTGATCGTGATGGCTGACGCTCTGCGTCGTGGCTCTGCCAGCCGTATCACCGCTGTAATTCCTTACTATGGTTACGCTCGCCAGGATCGCCGCCCGCGTTCTGCCCGGGTAGCCATCAGTGCAAAAGTAGTCGCTGACATGCTCGCCGGTGTGGGTATCGATCGGGTTTTGACTGTCGACCTTCACGCTGACCAGATCCAGGGATTCTTTGATATCCCTGTAGATAACGTCTACGGCTCTCCAGTTCTGCTGGATGAGATCGCCCGTCAGAGTTACGACAATCCAATTATCGTCTCTCCTGATGTTGGCGGTGTAGTACGTGCCAGAGCAGTTGCCAAACAATTAGACTGCGATCTGGCCATTATCGATAAGCGTCGTGAGAAAGCCAACGAAGCTCAGGTTATGAACCTCATCGGTGACGTAGAAGGCCGAACCTGTATTCTGGTTGATGATATGTGTGATACCGCTGGCACTCTGTGTAAAGCAGCTGGTGCACTGAAGGCAAATGGTGCGGTTAAAGTAGTAGCATATGCCACCCATGCCGTTTTATCAGGCGCAGCGATCAGCAATATCAGCGGTTCAGATCTTGATGAACTGGTTGTTACAGATACTATCCCGCTAAGCGAAGCGGCAGCGAACTGCAACCAGATCCGCCAGTTAACACTGGCTCCGATGCTGGCAGAAGCGGTACGCCGCGTCTGTAACGAAGAATCTATCAGCGCCATGTTCCGCTAA
- a CDS encoding 50S ribosomal protein L25/general stress protein Ctc, which produces MSNFVLNAQPRTDEGKGASRRLRHSGYVPAVVYGGDKRKKPVSISLENRVLVKQTEDSSFFSSILTLELDGKEEKVIIKDLQRHPAKSSIMHIDFLRVTKSQPIEIIVPLSFVNFNASPAGKASGKLDIQQNTTKIRCLADKLPEALEVDMSAVEMGQVTHLSDIVLPEGVEIVQLRRGSDRDQGIAQTYSPRGA; this is translated from the coding sequence ATGTCTAACTTTGTATTGAATGCTCAACCACGTACAGACGAGGGGAAAGGTGCGAGCCGCCGCCTGCGTCATTCTGGATATGTTCCAGCTGTAGTTTACGGTGGTGACAAGCGCAAAAAGCCTGTTTCTATCTCTCTGGAAAACCGCGTACTGGTTAAACAGACTGAAGATTCATCTTTCTTCTCCTCTATCCTGACTCTTGAGCTGGACGGAAAAGAAGAGAAAGTAATCATCAAAGATCTGCAACGCCACCCGGCTAAAAGCTCTATTATGCACATCGATTTCCTGCGCGTGACCAAGTCACAGCCAATCGAAATCATCGTTCCACTGAGCTTCGTTAACTTCAACGCTTCTCCAGCAGGAAAGGCGTCTGGTAAGCTTGATATCCAGCAGAACACAACTAAAATCCGCTGCCTGGCCGACAAACTGCCAGAAGCGCTGGAAGTTGATATGTCTGCAGTTGAGATGGGCCAGGTTACTCACCTGTCTGATATCGTTCTGCCAGAAGGCGTTGAGATTGTTCAACTGCGTCGTGGTTCAGACCGTGACCAGGGTATCGCTCAGACTTACTCTCCACGTGGTGCTTAA
- the pth gene encoding aminoacyl-tRNA hydrolase gives MQDQIQLIVGLGNPGQKYDQTRHNAGADFVGQLAARHLTPLKPESKFHGLYGKISLNGSPVHLLIPTTFMNLSGQAVASLANFYKIPAESILVAHDELDLPPGVARFKLGGGHGGHNGLRDIISKMGNNKNFYRLRIGIGHPGSASEVSGFVLKKAPASEFKMTEAACDEAMRVLEQATGGDWHKAMTTLHTFKAE, from the coding sequence ATGCAAGACCAGATACAACTGATCGTTGGCCTGGGTAATCCAGGTCAGAAGTACGACCAGACCCGTCATAATGCCGGAGCCGACTTTGTCGGGCAGCTTGCTGCCCGACATCTTACTCCCCTCAAGCCTGAATCAAAATTTCACGGCCTGTACGGGAAGATCAGCCTGAACGGCTCACCTGTTCACTTGTTGATCCCAACTACCTTCATGAATCTGAGCGGCCAGGCTGTTGCTTCGCTGGCTAATTTCTACAAGATTCCTGCTGAATCAATTCTTGTTGCCCACGATGAACTCGATCTGCCTCCCGGTGTTGCCCGCTTTAAATTAGGCGGAGGTCACGGTGGTCATAACGGTTTACGCGACATTATCAGCAAAATGGGCAACAACAAAAATTTCTATCGCTTGCGTATCGGCATCGGACATCCGGGCAGCGCAAGCGAAGTCAGCGGTTTCGTCCTGAAAAAAGCCCCGGCTTCTGAGTTTAAAATGACCGAAGCGGCTTGTGACGAAGCTATGCGAGTGCTGGAACAAGCCACCGGTGGTGACTGGCACAAAGCGATGACAACCTTACACACTTTTAAAGCTGAATAA
- the ychF gene encoding redox-regulated ATPase YchF → MGFKCGIVGLPNVGKSTLFNALTKAGIGAENFPFCTIEPNAGVVPMPDPRLDALADIVKPQRVLATTMEFVDIAGLVAGASKGEGLGNKFLANIRETDAIAHVVRCFEDENVIHVANKIDPMDDIEIINTELALADLESVEKQLNKVARIANSGDKAAIKSKAILEKVLAQLEQGKPVRALELNDDELTEISQFHLLTIKPTMYIANVSEDGFENNPHLDKVKALAAEEGAEIVAICNMMEAEISELEDDEKMEFLQEMGMEEPGLDRVIRAGYSLLGLHTYFTAGVKEVRAWTVKEGATAPEGAGVIHTDFQKGFIRAEVIGYEDFIQFKGESGAKEAGKWRLEGKDYILKDGDVVHYRFNV, encoded by the coding sequence ATGGGTTTCAAATGCGGCATCGTTGGCTTGCCAAACGTAGGTAAATCTACCCTTTTCAACGCCCTGACCAAAGCAGGTATCGGCGCTGAAAACTTCCCTTTTTGTACGATCGAGCCCAATGCAGGCGTTGTACCTATGCCTGACCCCCGCCTTGATGCGCTGGCGGACATTGTTAAGCCTCAGCGAGTCCTCGCCACCACGATGGAATTCGTCGACATTGCGGGCCTGGTAGCCGGCGCCTCTAAAGGTGAAGGCTTAGGCAATAAGTTTCTCGCCAATATTCGCGAAACCGATGCAATCGCACACGTCGTTCGTTGTTTCGAAGATGAAAACGTTATCCATGTAGCGAATAAAATCGACCCCATGGATGATATTGAGATCATCAATACTGAACTCGCATTAGCCGATCTGGAGTCAGTAGAAAAACAGCTAAATAAAGTAGCACGTATCGCCAACAGCGGTGACAAGGCGGCGATTAAATCCAAAGCCATTCTGGAAAAAGTTCTCGCCCAGCTGGAACAAGGAAAGCCGGTTCGCGCCCTGGAACTAAATGATGATGAACTCACTGAAATATCACAATTTCACTTGCTCACCATAAAGCCGACCATGTACATAGCGAACGTTTCCGAAGATGGCTTCGAAAACAATCCACACCTGGATAAAGTCAAAGCTCTCGCGGCGGAAGAAGGCGCTGAAATTGTTGCCATCTGTAACATGATGGAAGCTGAAATATCAGAGCTGGAGGACGATGAGAAAATGGAATTCCTTCAGGAAATGGGAATGGAAGAGCCAGGCCTTGATCGCGTTATCCGTGCCGGTTACTCCCTGCTAGGCCTCCACACTTACTTTACCGCCGGCGTTAAGGAAGTGCGTGCCTGGACGGTCAAAGAAGGCGCTACCGCACCAGAAGGCGCGGGAGTGATCCACACAGACTTCCAGAAAGGCTTTATCCGCGCAGAGGTGATCGGTTATGAAGACTTTATCCAGTTCAAAGGTGAATCCGGCGCTAAAGAAGCTGGAAAATGGCGCCTGGAGGGTAAAGATTACATCCTGAAAGACGGCGACGTGGTGCATTACCGCTTTAACGTTTAA
- a CDS encoding EAL domain-containing protein, which yields MSGQAATGTPDALLKRIISEKRQRLRKNVHILFLGLTAEEADPIITLLRGARLAPRGQQVQSEEEFNEALSERAWDLILSPQVEGKFTAKEASQVLQRLNKDIPIIQLVPKNSSQKLLQGLKARMATVISLDEQELLLIQIRRQLEHLENRRQLRIAEAQLAEAEKHCQQLAALSELPISYLSYDFISEYINPAFCELFGLEENAVSQGEQLDKFIAMKDRDQLKTSLQEALENDHPIKADLTGRRIDGTNFQAAFSIQHARYLHQDCLQVIISPDSRQNDKSFENFDPATRLYDRDYMINSLEKAVHKALPGGADCSLLYVKFDNYNSLQSELGATGSDIVLADVAELFRNKINKAHICARLEGGVFAVLFHDPNPEKALKLADLLCQSVTKLNINVTGTTVQTSCSIGICTINDNAPHFMELLNRARIAADEVGSKGHKGNGVKLFELAADDTDDGIDNSAINTICDALDNDQFRILFQPIVGLTTANGLGNYEVFLRLNKNDSEEGLSPNVFLTTMDHAETSIRLDKWVIEHAFIRIAEKLKEQQRSRVFINLTARFYQDSDVLNWVADQLKAYRIPADLIVFQVSESDLSTSQAQAETFRAGLKKLGCKFCIKHFGVSANRELLRKKLRPDLVKLDGSFIQDLNTSTDTDKAFAAMIKELKKSKIISIAPLVEDTRLMGRLWKLGVDYIQGYYLQPPGKEMDYDFFD from the coding sequence ATGAGTGGACAAGCTGCGACAGGCACACCGGATGCCCTGTTAAAACGGATTATTTCAGAGAAGCGACAACGACTGCGCAAAAATGTGCATATCCTGTTTCTGGGTCTGACCGCAGAGGAAGCGGATCCCATTATCACCTTGCTTCGAGGCGCCAGACTTGCCCCCCGGGGTCAGCAGGTTCAGTCAGAAGAAGAGTTTAACGAAGCCCTGAGCGAACGCGCCTGGGACCTGATCCTCAGCCCTCAGGTAGAAGGGAAGTTCACTGCGAAAGAGGCCAGTCAGGTCCTTCAGCGGCTTAACAAAGATATCCCTATTATCCAGCTGGTTCCAAAGAATAGCAGCCAAAAGCTATTGCAGGGACTGAAGGCCCGGATGGCGACAGTCATCTCTCTAGATGAGCAGGAGCTGTTGCTGATTCAAATTCGCAGACAGCTTGAGCATCTGGAAAACCGTCGTCAATTGCGAATTGCAGAAGCCCAACTGGCAGAAGCGGAAAAGCACTGCCAGCAACTTGCAGCATTGTCAGAGTTACCGATTAGCTACCTATCGTACGACTTTATTTCAGAATATATTAACCCGGCATTCTGTGAACTCTTCGGCTTAGAGGAAAACGCGGTCAGCCAGGGAGAACAACTGGATAAGTTTATTGCGATGAAGGATCGCGACCAGCTTAAAACATCGCTGCAAGAAGCACTAGAAAACGATCACCCCATTAAAGCCGACCTGACCGGCCGCCGGATAGATGGAACAAATTTCCAGGCGGCGTTCAGCATCCAGCATGCCCGCTATCTGCACCAGGATTGTCTTCAGGTCATCATCAGTCCTGATAGTCGCCAAAATGATAAAAGTTTTGAAAATTTCGACCCGGCCACCCGCCTCTATGATCGGGATTACATGATCAACTCATTAGAGAAGGCCGTTCACAAAGCTCTGCCCGGCGGGGCTGATTGCAGTCTCCTGTATGTGAAATTTGATAACTATAATTCACTGCAATCCGAGTTAGGAGCAACCGGTAGCGATATCGTGCTTGCAGATGTTGCCGAACTCTTCCGCAACAAGATCAACAAAGCCCATATCTGTGCACGGTTAGAAGGCGGCGTATTTGCCGTACTCTTCCACGACCCCAACCCCGAGAAAGCACTGAAGCTGGCAGACCTACTGTGCCAGTCTGTCACCAAACTCAATATCAATGTAACGGGCACCACCGTACAAACAAGCTGTAGTATCGGTATCTGTACTATTAATGATAATGCCCCTCACTTTATGGAACTTCTCAACCGCGCGCGAATTGCCGCAGATGAAGTCGGTAGTAAGGGTCACAAAGGCAACGGCGTCAAACTATTCGAACTGGCCGCCGACGATACCGACGACGGAATAGACAATTCAGCCATCAATACCATCTGTGATGCACTGGATAATGATCAGTTCCGTATTCTATTCCAGCCAATTGTAGGCCTGACCACCGCCAACGGCTTAGGTAACTACGAGGTATTTCTTCGTCTAAATAAAAACGATAGTGAAGAAGGCTTGTCCCCTAACGTTTTCCTCACCACTATGGATCATGCGGAAACCAGCATTCGACTCGACAAGTGGGTCATAGAGCACGCATTCATCCGGATTGCCGAGAAACTCAAAGAGCAGCAGCGCAGTCGGGTATTTATTAATCTGACGGCCCGTTTTTACCAAGACTCTGATGTACTTAACTGGGTTGCAGATCAACTCAAAGCCTATCGAATTCCTGCTGATCTGATCGTCTTTCAGGTCAGTGAGTCAGATCTTAGTACCAGCCAGGCTCAAGCAGAAACCTTTAGGGCAGGACTAAAAAAACTCGGCTGTAAATTTTGCATCAAGCATTTCGGCGTTTCTGCTAACCGGGAATTACTGCGTAAAAAACTTAGACCAGACCTCGTTAAACTGGACGGTTCCTTTATACAAGACCTGAATACCTCAACGGATACCGACAAAGCCTTTGCGGCCATGATTAAGGAACTGAAAAAATCAAAAATCATTTCTATCGCCCCTCTGGTTGAAGATACCCGGCTAATGGGACGACTCTGGAAGCTAGGCGTTGATTATATTCAGGGCTACTACCTGCAACCCCCCGGGAAAGAGATGGACTACGATTTTTTTGATTAG
- the serB gene encoding phosphoserine phosphatase SerB has protein sequence MKEIILLNISGQDKPGVSSSITSTLAQFDIDILDIGQAVIHNTLSLGILIGVPEEAEASSLLRDVLFKAHEMDMNIRFEPVTPSEYESWVGAQGKSRHIITLLARKVTAEHIGKVAQTAADHGLNIDNISRLSGRVSVGSTQQPNTKACVEFSVRGAPADTAQLREEFLRIASDLDVDIAFQKDDIYRRNRRLVVFDMDSTLIEAEVIDELAKEAGVGEQVIEITESAMRGEIDFTESFKRRMALLKGLDESVLESVANRLPLTEGVEELVSNLHALGFKTAILSGGFNYFANFLQRKMGFDYVYANELEIADGKVTGNVTGTVVDGKRKAELLRKIAEKEGIRLEQTIAVGDGANDLPMLSIAGLGIAFRAKPLVRRSAKQAISTLGLDGILYLIGFRDRDTL, from the coding sequence ATGAAAGAGATTATCTTGCTTAACATCTCCGGTCAGGATAAACCGGGGGTTTCCTCCTCAATTACCAGTACTCTGGCGCAATTCGATATCGACATTCTCGATATCGGTCAGGCGGTTATTCATAATACGCTATCTCTGGGTATTCTTATCGGTGTGCCTGAGGAAGCAGAAGCGTCCAGTTTGCTACGGGATGTTTTATTCAAAGCGCATGAGATGGATATGAATATCCGTTTTGAACCGGTGACTCCCAGTGAATATGAAAGCTGGGTAGGTGCACAAGGTAAGTCTCGTCATATTATTACTCTACTGGCGAGGAAAGTGACTGCAGAACATATCGGTAAAGTGGCTCAGACCGCAGCTGATCATGGCCTCAATATCGACAATATCAGTCGTTTGTCAGGCCGGGTTTCAGTAGGTTCAACTCAGCAGCCGAATACGAAAGCCTGTGTTGAGTTTTCTGTACGGGGTGCTCCAGCTGATACAGCCCAGCTACGCGAAGAATTTCTGCGTATCGCCAGTGACCTGGATGTGGATATTGCATTCCAGAAAGACGATATTTATCGTCGTAATCGTCGCCTGGTGGTGTTCGATATGGACTCTACCCTTATTGAAGCGGAAGTGATTGATGAGCTTGCCAAAGAAGCAGGTGTTGGTGAGCAGGTGATTGAGATTACCGAATCAGCAATGCGTGGAGAGATCGATTTTACCGAAAGCTTTAAACGCCGTATGGCCCTGCTCAAAGGTCTGGATGAGTCGGTGTTGGAAAGCGTTGCCAACCGCTTGCCGTTAACTGAAGGTGTTGAAGAGTTAGTTTCTAACCTGCATGCACTGGGCTTTAAAACCGCCATACTTTCTGGTGGGTTCAACTACTTTGCTAACTTCCTGCAACGAAAAATGGGCTTTGATTACGTTTATGCGAATGAGCTTGAGATCGCCGATGGCAAGGTAACAGGTAATGTTACCGGCACCGTTGTCGATGGTAAGCGTAAGGCTGAACTACTGCGTAAAATTGCCGAGAAAGAGGGGATTCGTCTGGAGCAGACAATTGCCGTAGGTGATGGTGCCAATGACTTGCCGATGCTTTCAATCGCAGGACTGGGGATCGCTTTCAGGGCGAAGCCACTGGTGCGTCGCAGCGCTAAACAAGCGATCTCAACCCTGGGGCTGGATGGAATACTTTACCTGATCGGTTTTCGCGATAGGGACACTCTTTAA
- a CDS encoding efflux RND transporter periplasmic adaptor subunit: MIRHLILIAVLFSANAFAVTDSEAERLLTMPLDLSPGSASQESQEGIHKGELLPATDCLLAPSVDTSIASSVVGVIDRVMVQRGDFVKKGEVLVKLRSKVEQATLKLKQAQAEYGRRTIKRNTELYERNLISEQEKDEIIINNRLYGFEVTQTKAMLDQKTIRSPIDGVVVDTFLDPGEYVGEEPILQVAQLNPLYIEAVVPARYFGEIIEGNVAEVTLEEPLESQHQAKVVIVDRVLDAASGTFGVRLTLPNPAYLLPAGLKCSIRFDLKG, from the coding sequence ATGATCAGACACTTAATCCTGATAGCCGTATTATTTTCAGCTAATGCTTTCGCTGTTACCGATTCTGAAGCGGAAAGATTGCTAACAATGCCGCTGGATTTGAGCCCGGGGAGTGCCAGTCAGGAGAGTCAGGAAGGTATACACAAGGGAGAGCTATTACCGGCTACCGACTGCCTTTTGGCACCGAGTGTGGATACGAGTATTGCCAGTTCTGTGGTGGGAGTTATTGATCGGGTGATGGTTCAGCGGGGAGATTTTGTAAAAAAGGGAGAAGTGCTGGTAAAGCTTCGTTCAAAGGTTGAGCAGGCAACACTCAAACTGAAACAAGCTCAGGCTGAGTACGGGCGTCGTACGATCAAACGTAATACTGAATTATACGAGCGCAACCTGATTTCTGAACAAGAAAAAGACGAGATTATCATCAATAATCGCCTCTATGGTTTTGAAGTGACTCAGACAAAAGCGATGTTGGATCAGAAAACTATCCGTAGTCCTATCGATGGAGTCGTAGTGGATACCTTCCTTGACCCGGGAGAATATGTCGGAGAGGAACCAATTCTTCAGGTGGCTCAACTTAATCCTTTGTACATAGAAGCGGTAGTCCCTGCTCGCTATTTCGGTGAAATTATTGAGGGAAATGTCGCTGAAGTGACGCTGGAAGAGCCCTTAGAGAGCCAGCACCAGGCGAAAGTCGTTATTGTTGATCGTGTACTGGATGCCGCTAGTGGAACCTTTGGTGTTCGCCTGACGCTTCCTAATCCTGCTTACCTGCTTCCTGCTGGTTTGAAATGTAGTATTCGTTTTGATCTTAAGGGGTAA